One genomic segment of Marinitoga piezophila KA3 includes these proteins:
- the fliQ gene encoding flagellar biosynthesis protein FliQ — MTIEVFIDIFRDGISVFLTVITPILLVSLAVGLIISIFQTITSINEQTLTFAPKIIITFLVVGLLFGWIAQKIMDFTFRILTTYFGMI, encoded by the coding sequence TTGACTATAGAAGTTTTTATTGACATTTTCAGAGATGGTATATCTGTTTTTTTAACAGTTATAACTCCAATATTATTGGTTAGTCTTGCTGTAGGGTTAATTATAAGTATATTTCAAACAATAACCTCTATAAATGAGCAAACTCTGACATTTGCTCCTAAAATTATTATTACTTTCTTAGTTGTTGGCCTCTTATTTGGATGGATCGCTCAAAAAATCATGGATTTTACATTTAGAATATTAACAACATACTTTGGGATGATTTAA